From Stigmatella erecta, one genomic window encodes:
- a CDS encoding CocE/NonD family hydrolase translates to MSRFLIPLVLLAFVSPAGAQAPKPAPKPLSYQGDPTERAGFIRERYTKYEYRIPMRDGARLFTSVYVPNDASARKRYPILLQRTPYSVAPYGLDRYKRGLGSSVAFEKEGFIFAFQDVRGRYLSEGQFVDVRPQLPSKRGAQDIDESTDTHDTIQWLVKNVPGNSDRVGMWGISYPGFYASAGAIDSHPSLKAVSPQAPIADWYWDDMHRHGAFNLALAFNFFSSFGKPRPQPTASEEWDRFEHGTPDGYQFFLDMGPLSNADTRHFKGNIAFWKDFIAHPNYDAFWKARNVLPHLRNIKAAVLVVGGWYDAEDLYGPLRTYSAIEQQNPKTSNTLVMGPWTHGGWAREEGASVGDADFGFPTSAGFQETVLAFFKHHLKDGPKPELPEAWVFEGGANRWRGFDAWPPKNVRETRLYFQPQGGLALSPPQNTEALFDEYVSDPSRPVPFTAEITPQQSKPYMAEDQRFASRRPDVLVYQTEPLDKDLTLAGPLEAELWVSTTGTDADWVVKLIDVNPGKLPGWNRKDEDEGTPNRGGQQTLVRGEPFRGRFREDYSTPKPFTPGEVTKVRFVINDVFHTFQRGHRVMIQVQSSWFPLIDRNPQTFVPNIFEAKQEDFVRATHRVYRSAANPSALKVQVLPAQDG, encoded by the coding sequence ATGTCCCGCTTCCTCATCCCCCTGGTGTTGCTGGCCTTCGTGAGCCCCGCGGGGGCCCAGGCACCCAAGCCTGCCCCCAAGCCCCTCTCCTACCAAGGAGATCCCACCGAGCGCGCCGGGTTCATCCGCGAGCGGTACACCAAGTACGAGTACCGCATCCCCATGCGCGATGGCGCGCGGCTCTTCACGTCCGTCTACGTGCCCAACGACGCGAGCGCCCGGAAGCGCTACCCCATCCTGCTCCAGCGCACGCCCTACTCGGTCGCACCCTATGGCCTGGACCGGTACAAGCGGGGCCTGGGCAGCTCGGTGGCCTTCGAGAAGGAGGGCTTCATCTTCGCCTTCCAAGACGTGCGCGGCCGGTACCTGTCCGAGGGCCAGTTCGTCGACGTGCGGCCGCAGCTGCCCTCGAAACGGGGGGCCCAGGACATCGACGAGAGCACGGACACCCATGACACCATCCAATGGCTGGTGAAGAACGTGCCGGGCAACAGCGACCGCGTGGGCATGTGGGGCATCTCGTATCCGGGCTTCTACGCGTCCGCGGGCGCCATCGACTCGCACCCCTCGCTCAAGGCCGTGTCGCCCCAGGCCCCCATCGCCGATTGGTACTGGGACGACATGCACCGGCATGGCGCCTTCAACCTGGCGCTGGCCTTCAACTTCTTCTCCTCCTTCGGCAAGCCGCGGCCCCAGCCCACGGCCAGCGAGGAGTGGGACCGGTTCGAGCACGGCACGCCCGACGGCTATCAGTTCTTCCTGGACATGGGGCCCCTGAGCAACGCGGACACGCGCCACTTCAAGGGGAACATCGCGTTCTGGAAGGACTTCATCGCCCACCCCAACTACGACGCCTTCTGGAAGGCACGGAACGTGCTGCCCCACCTGCGCAACATCAAGGCCGCGGTGCTGGTGGTGGGCGGCTGGTATGACGCCGAGGACCTGTACGGCCCGCTGAGGACCTACAGCGCCATCGAGCAGCAGAACCCGAAGACGTCCAACACCCTCGTCATGGGCCCCTGGACCCACGGCGGGTGGGCACGGGAAGAAGGTGCCTCGGTGGGCGATGCCGACTTCGGCTTCCCGACGAGCGCGGGCTTCCAGGAGACCGTGCTGGCCTTCTTCAAGCACCACCTCAAGGACGGCCCGAAGCCGGAGCTTCCCGAGGCCTGGGTCTTCGAGGGGGGCGCCAACCGCTGGAGGGGCTTCGACGCCTGGCCCCCCAAGAACGTGCGCGAGACGCGGCTCTACTTCCAACCCCAGGGGGGATTGGCGCTCAGTCCCCCCCAGAACACGGAGGCGCTCTTCGACGAGTACGTGAGCGACCCCTCCCGGCCCGTGCCCTTCACGGCGGAAATCACCCCCCAGCAGAGCAAGCCGTACATGGCCGAGGACCAGCGCTTCGCCTCGCGCCGGCCGGATGTGCTCGTCTATCAGACCGAGCCGCTCGACAAGGACCTGACGCTCGCGGGGCCCCTGGAGGCCGAGCTGTGGGTGTCCACCACGGGCACCGACGCGGACTGGGTGGTGAAGCTCATCGACGTGAACCCGGGCAAGCTGCCCGGCTGGAACCGCAAGGACGAGGACGAGGGCACCCCCAACCGGGGCGGACAGCAGACCCTGGTGCGCGGCGAGCCGTTCCGAGGCCGGTTCCGGGAGGACTACAGCACGCCCAAGCCGTTCACGCCGGGCGAGGTGACGAAGGTCCGCTTCGTCATCAACGACGTCTTCCACACCTTCCAGCGCGGACACCGGGTGATGATTCAGGTGCAGTCGAGCTGGTTCCCGCTCATCGACCGCAACCCGCAGACCTTCGTTCCCAACATCTTCGAGGCGAAGCAGGAGGACTTCGTGCGCGCCACCCACCGCGTGTACCGTTCCGCGGCGAACCCCAGCGCCCTCAAGGTGCAGGTGCTGCCCGCGCAGGACGGCTGA
- a CDS encoding acyl-CoA dehydrogenase family protein, translating to MTEADLLKEAERLSALLAEHAARHDQDTSFPLEGKEAICQSPLNTALQEGISWLTFGRVISTLSRGNPSFGTVWLMHQGSGITFLALPDPAQRAFFSAEFRRAAWFGNALSEPTSGNMFLMPHQEARRVEGGWRLSGAKRFVSGCEHAQYLLTNALCDGQPGFFLIDKDASIRVEDIWDTMGMRATRSQLLHMQDTFLPDSRRLVLDPSQPNAIAMGLPWISIGLAEAALAFAIGYAKERTLPPENKPLAQMQWVQFSVAEMSTRLEAARSLAMRAALATDRREPDAPFLQLQAKLVANEAALTISTSALELAGGSGYLRSRPIERYVRDAHSGPLMAWSAPVTKDFLGKALLGLLPPPPQG from the coding sequence ATGACGGAAGCGGATCTTCTGAAGGAGGCGGAGCGGCTCAGCGCCTTGCTGGCGGAGCATGCCGCCCGGCATGACCAGGACACCTCCTTTCCCCTGGAAGGCAAGGAGGCCATCTGCCAGTCGCCGCTGAACACCGCGCTGCAGGAGGGCATCTCGTGGCTGACCTTCGGCAGGGTGATCAGCACCCTGTCCCGGGGGAATCCCTCCTTCGGCACCGTGTGGTTGATGCACCAGGGCTCGGGCATCACGTTCCTGGCCCTGCCGGACCCCGCGCAGCGGGCCTTCTTCAGCGCCGAGTTCCGCCGCGCGGCCTGGTTCGGCAACGCCCTGTCCGAGCCCACCAGCGGCAACATGTTCCTCATGCCGCACCAGGAGGCCCGCCGGGTGGAGGGCGGCTGGCGCCTCTCGGGCGCCAAGCGCTTCGTGTCCGGGTGCGAGCACGCCCAGTACCTCCTCACCAACGCCCTCTGTGACGGGCAGCCGGGCTTCTTCCTCATCGACAAGGATGCCTCCATCCGCGTGGAGGACATCTGGGACACCATGGGCATGCGCGCCACGCGCAGCCAGCTCCTGCACATGCAGGACACCTTCCTGCCGGACTCGCGGCGCCTGGTGCTGGATCCGTCCCAGCCCAACGCCATCGCCATGGGGCTGCCGTGGATCTCCATCGGCCTGGCCGAGGCGGCGCTGGCGTTCGCCATCGGCTACGCGAAGGAGCGCACGCTGCCCCCGGAGAACAAGCCGCTCGCGCAGATGCAGTGGGTGCAGTTCTCCGTGGCGGAGATGAGCACGCGCCTGGAGGCGGCCCGGTCCCTGGCCATGCGGGCCGCGCTCGCCACGGATCGCCGCGAGCCCGACGCGCCCTTCCTGCAGCTGCAGGCCAAGCTGGTGGCCAACGAGGCGGCCCTGACGATCTCCACCTCGGCGCTGGAGCTCGCCGGGGGCAGCGGCTACCTGCGCAGCCGCCCCATCGAGCGCTACGTGCGGGATGCCCACAGCGGCCCGCTCATGGCCTGGTCCGCACCGGTGACGAAGGACTTCCTGGGCAAGGCCCTGCTGGGGCTCCTGCCGCCACCGCCCCAGGGCTGA
- a CDS encoding SRPBCC family protein produces the protein MKGQIMLKTILLCGAGVATLGVVTVFALASQKPATFHIERSTVIAAPPEAVFTHLNDFRRWAAWSPWEKLDPSMQKTYGGPPSGVGATYAWRGNGKAGEGQMTILESRPGEHLLLRLEFLKPFPATNTATYTLMPKPEGTAITWAMDGENTTMGKVFAVFFDMDALVGKDFERGLADLKAVSEAAGALPSVAPTSTATP, from the coding sequence ATGAAAGGGCAGATCATGCTGAAAACCATTCTTCTCTGCGGCGCCGGGGTTGCCACGCTCGGCGTGGTTACCGTGTTCGCGCTCGCTTCCCAGAAGCCAGCGACGTTCCACATCGAGCGGAGCACGGTCATCGCAGCGCCGCCCGAGGCGGTCTTCACCCATCTCAACGATTTCCGCCGCTGGGCCGCATGGTCGCCGTGGGAAAAGCTCGACCCGTCGATGCAGAAGACGTACGGCGGCCCGCCCAGCGGCGTGGGCGCGACTTACGCCTGGCGCGGCAACGGCAAGGCGGGGGAAGGACAAATGACCATCCTCGAAAGCCGCCCGGGTGAGCACCTCCTGCTGCGGCTCGAATTCCTCAAGCCTTTTCCCGCCACGAACACGGCCACCTACACCCTCATGCCGAAGCCGGAAGGCACGGCGATAACTTGGGCGATGGATGGCGAGAACACGACGATGGGAAAAGTCTTCGCCGTCTTCTTCGACATGGACGCTCTCGTCGGAAAGGACTTCGAGCGGGGCCTCGCGGATCTCAAGGCGGTCTCGGAAGCGGCAGGAGCGCTCCCCTCAGTCGCCCCAACGTCCACGGCCACCCCGTAG
- a CDS encoding type VI immunity family protein, translating to MNEHYPRVRIYGSHGAPILREGITICFYMHRSHHEFMSAVQHSLDVYLRAVGSQTLAWYAGQDDWQMLDAQGWDRLHHTLHEQSWPSLELRDDPAGVHGFGVEYHGKWFEDPRGIQEPDMVSALGFWLPTEFLERRTG from the coding sequence ATGAATGAGCATTATCCCAGAGTTCGGATCTACGGGAGCCACGGGGCTCCCATTCTCCGTGAAGGCATCACGATCTGCTTCTACATGCACCGCTCTCACCACGAATTCATGAGTGCCGTACAGCACTCACTGGATGTCTACCTGCGCGCGGTGGGATCTCAAACGCTGGCTTGGTATGCAGGCCAGGATGACTGGCAGATGCTGGACGCCCAAGGCTGGGATAGACTCCATCACACTCTCCATGAGCAATCCTGGCCCAGCCTGGAATTGAGGGATGATCCCGCAGGCGTCCATGGATTCGGGGTGGAGTACCACGGCAAGTGGTTTGAGGACCCCCGCGGAATACAGGAGCCAGACATGGTGTCCGCTCTCGGGTTCTGGCTCCCCACGGAGTTCCTAGAGCGCCGAACAGGTTAG
- a CDS encoding sigma-70 family RNA polymerase sigma factor — protein sequence MATAHLLEEHRTALTGHCYRMLGSAAEADDAVQETLIRAWRGLDQFEARASLRTWLYRIATRVCLDSLGDRSRRARPMELGPASSADGPLSSRPASEWIEPIPDAHVLPTDANPAELAILRQSIRLAFVAALQHLPPRQRAVLLLTEVLGWSAAEVADSLDTSVASVNSALQRARATLATHDLTPRAPLSGTQSTLLERYVHAFERYDVDALTALLHQEATLSMPPYELWLRGHASIRAWLLGRGAGCRGSRLVPVSASGSPAFGQYRSSGPGGRHEPWALIVLEVSEGHITALNSFLDTEALFPRFGLPRELAP from the coding sequence ATGGCCACCGCCCACCTCCTCGAGGAGCACCGCACCGCCCTGACGGGCCACTGCTACCGCATGCTGGGTTCGGCCGCCGAAGCCGACGACGCCGTGCAGGAGACGCTGATCCGGGCGTGGCGCGGCCTGGACCAGTTCGAAGCCCGAGCGTCCCTGCGGACCTGGCTGTACCGCATCGCCACCCGGGTGTGCCTGGACTCCCTGGGCGATCGCTCCCGCCGCGCCCGCCCGATGGAGCTGGGCCCCGCCAGCTCCGCCGACGGCCCGCTCTCGTCACGGCCGGCCTCGGAGTGGATTGAGCCCATCCCCGACGCGCACGTCCTGCCCACGGATGCCAATCCGGCCGAGCTCGCCATCCTGCGCCAGAGCATCCGCCTCGCGTTCGTGGCGGCGCTCCAGCACCTGCCGCCCCGGCAGCGCGCGGTGCTGCTCTTGACCGAGGTCCTCGGCTGGTCCGCGGCGGAGGTCGCCGACAGCCTCGACACCTCGGTGGCGTCCGTCAACAGCGCCCTGCAGCGGGCCCGGGCGACGCTCGCCACCCACGATCTGACCCCTCGGGCCCCGCTGTCCGGCACGCAGTCCACGCTGCTGGAGCGCTATGTCCATGCCTTCGAGCGCTACGACGTGGATGCGCTCACGGCGCTGCTCCACCAGGAAGCGACGCTCTCGATGCCACCCTATGAGCTGTGGCTTCGCGGGCATGCCTCCATCCGCGCCTGGCTGCTGGGACGGGGCGCGGGCTGCCGGGGCTCCCGGCTGGTGCCGGTCTCGGCCAGTGGCTCGCCTGCCTTCGGGCAGTACCGGTCCAGTGGACCGGGAGGCCGCCACGAGCCGTGGGCACTGATCGTGCTCGAAGTCTCCGAGGGCCACATCACCGCGCTGAACTCGTTCCTCGACACCGAGGCGCTGTTCCCGCGCTTCGGGCTGCCCCGGGAACTGGCCCCCTAG
- a CDS encoding gamma-glutamyltransferase family protein, which translates to MNAAGMLPRALMGLLVLAILTPAPLRAQGTAKPVLHGKHWVAITGKPLAATAGAMIFHKGGNAVDASCAMLAATATMWDVLSWGGETQALIYDPRARKVVGINALGVAPTGATVELFQQKNLPYPPEYGPLAAVTPGTPGGLMVMLAEYGTLSLKDVLGPALQMADEGYPIEAQAANSLEKHKEKLKQWRYTRAVMLPHAGAAREAPQPGEVFRQPDLAATLKKLVEAEQRALAAGKNRKQAILAAYERFYRGDIAREFVRGAQEEGGLITLEDLSRWKVHIEEPVKTDYKGIEVYKLTTWVQGPVLLQALNILEGQDLKGMGYNSARYIHALYQAMNLAFADRDFYYGDPYFPPEEPIRGLLSKEYAKQRAKLISWEKNDPDIKPGDPYPFQGGTNPYAQLLTQWPPKPPAPPSAPQTRLEDFERTFYAGTTSIQAADEKGWVVSITPSGGWVPAVIAGRTGVGMSQRMQSFAMSEAESPFNVLEPGKRPRATLTPSLALKDGKPFLSFAVQGGDSQDQNLLQFFLNVVEFGMTVQEAAEAANINSFQLRNSFGDHTSKPGKLLLHEQMPPWVRGELKRMGYELSFEARTSGPINAIAFDATHGTFWGGSSHHGEDYGIAW; encoded by the coding sequence ATGAACGCAGCAGGGATGCTCCCCCGGGCCCTCATGGGCCTGCTTGTCCTGGCGATTCTCACCCCCGCCCCCCTCCGGGCGCAGGGCACCGCCAAGCCCGTGCTGCACGGCAAGCACTGGGTGGCCATCACGGGCAAGCCGCTCGCCGCCACCGCGGGCGCGATGATCTTCCACAAAGGGGGCAACGCGGTGGATGCCTCCTGCGCGATGCTGGCCGCCACCGCCACCATGTGGGACGTGCTGAGCTGGGGCGGGGAGACCCAGGCCCTCATCTATGATCCCCGCGCGCGCAAGGTGGTGGGCATCAACGCCCTCGGGGTGGCGCCCACGGGGGCCACCGTGGAGCTCTTCCAGCAGAAGAACCTGCCGTATCCCCCCGAGTATGGCCCCCTGGCCGCCGTCACCCCGGGCACGCCGGGCGGGCTGATGGTGATGCTCGCGGAGTACGGCACCCTGTCGCTGAAGGACGTGCTGGGCCCCGCGCTGCAGATGGCGGACGAGGGCTACCCCATCGAGGCCCAGGCGGCCAACAGCCTGGAGAAGCACAAGGAGAAGCTCAAGCAGTGGCGCTACACGCGCGCGGTGATGCTGCCGCACGCGGGAGCGGCCCGCGAGGCGCCCCAGCCGGGCGAGGTGTTCCGCCAGCCGGACCTCGCCGCCACGCTGAAGAAGCTCGTGGAGGCGGAGCAGCGCGCGCTGGCCGCGGGCAAGAACCGCAAGCAGGCCATCCTGGCCGCCTACGAGCGCTTCTACCGGGGGGACATCGCCCGCGAGTTCGTCCGGGGCGCCCAGGAGGAAGGCGGGCTCATCACCCTGGAGGACCTGAGCCGCTGGAAGGTCCACATCGAGGAGCCCGTCAAGACGGACTACAAGGGCATCGAGGTCTACAAGCTCACCACGTGGGTGCAGGGCCCGGTGCTGCTCCAGGCGCTCAACATCCTGGAGGGCCAGGACCTGAAGGGCATGGGCTACAACAGCGCGCGCTACATCCACGCGCTCTACCAGGCGATGAACCTGGCCTTCGCCGACCGGGACTTCTACTACGGCGATCCGTACTTCCCGCCGGAGGAGCCCATCCGGGGCCTGCTGTCGAAGGAGTACGCGAAGCAGCGGGCGAAGCTCATCTCCTGGGAGAAGAACGACCCGGACATCAAGCCGGGAGACCCCTACCCGTTCCAGGGCGGCACCAACCCGTATGCGCAGCTGCTGACGCAGTGGCCGCCCAAGCCTCCGGCCCCCCCGAGCGCGCCGCAGACGCGCCTCGAGGACTTCGAGCGCACCTTCTACGCGGGCACCACCTCCATCCAGGCCGCGGACGAGAAGGGCTGGGTGGTGTCCATCACCCCCAGCGGCGGCTGGGTGCCCGCCGTCATCGCCGGCCGCACGGGGGTGGGCATGAGCCAGCGCATGCAGAGCTTCGCGATGAGCGAGGCCGAGAGCCCCTTCAACGTGCTGGAGCCGGGCAAGCGGCCCCGGGCCACGCTCACCCCGAGCCTGGCCCTGAAGGACGGCAAGCCGTTTCTCTCCTTCGCCGTCCAGGGCGGGGACAGCCAGGACCAGAACCTGCTCCAGTTCTTCCTGAACGTGGTGGAGTTCGGGATGACCGTGCAGGAGGCCGCCGAGGCCGCCAACATCAACAGCTTCCAGCTGCGCAACTCCTTCGGGGACCACACCTCGAAGCCGGGCAAGCTGCTGCTGCACGAGCAGATGCCGCCCTGGGTGCGCGGAGAGCTCAAGCGCATGGGGTACGAGCTGAGCTTCGAGGCAAGGACGTCAGGCCCCATCAACGCCATCGCCTTCGACGCGACGCATGGCACCTTCTGGGGAGGCTCCAGCCACCATGGAGAGGACTATGGCATCGCCTGGTAA
- a CDS encoding fatty acyl-AMP ligase: MSTPGAVQSLFPLQGAGESPLPSSPGGNLVSPARSLQVVPSLYSDLDLVSLLRMRSQMQPHQLAYSFETDHGEVRLTYAELDRQACIVAAQLQAANGAGARALLLYHPGPDFLAGFFGCLYAGVIAVPAYPPRAPFRPEDRNVRRIFSIAQDASPRFVITTESVRTKLRDISNILPGVEHWLASDIQEGPGAEAWLPFCPQQDDLAFLQYTSGSTGAPKGVMVSHGNIIANERMISIGFGMTEKSLIGGWLPVFHDMGLIGHVLQPMYLGVPCFLMSPMSFMKRPFRWLDLISRNRLTVSGAPDFAYRFCVEAISEEEKKRLDLSSWELAFNGAEPVRSETLENFSAAFASCGFRRSAFYPTYGCAEATLFVAGGLKEAPPVKLVVQRSELERGRAVEAAEGDTQDVRVLIGCGKSASGQKLSIVHPDTRVQAAEGEVGEIWISGPNVTGGYWNRTEESDERFRAPLAGAESRRCYRTGDLGFLRDGELFITGRASDLIIIRGLNHYPEDIELTVGAAHEHFLMSCAVSIDVDGEERVVVVQEVSREFPDEQTDQAGAAARRALSEFHGLDMHSLILLPRGRLPRTSSGKVQRRVCREMLLKGTLEPIVVWTGPQQPPTLS, translated from the coding sequence ATGAGTACGCCAGGAGCGGTCCAGTCCCTGTTTCCCCTGCAGGGTGCCGGGGAGAGCCCCCTTCCGAGCTCGCCGGGAGGCAACCTCGTCAGTCCCGCGCGGTCCCTCCAGGTGGTGCCCTCGCTGTACAGCGACCTGGACCTCGTCTCGTTGCTCCGCATGCGCAGCCAGATGCAGCCCCACCAACTGGCCTACTCCTTCGAGACCGACCACGGCGAGGTTCGCCTCACGTATGCCGAGCTGGACCGTCAGGCGTGCATCGTGGCCGCGCAGCTCCAGGCCGCCAACGGGGCCGGCGCGCGCGCGCTGCTGCTGTACCACCCGGGGCCGGACTTCCTCGCGGGCTTCTTCGGGTGCCTCTACGCGGGGGTGATTGCCGTTCCGGCCTATCCCCCGAGGGCGCCTTTCCGCCCGGAGGACCGCAATGTCCGCCGGATCTTCTCCATCGCCCAGGATGCCAGCCCGCGGTTCGTCATCACCACGGAGTCGGTGCGCACCAAGCTGCGGGACATCTCCAACATCCTGCCCGGGGTCGAGCACTGGCTGGCCAGCGACATCCAGGAGGGGCCGGGGGCCGAGGCGTGGTTGCCCTTCTGCCCTCAGCAGGACGACCTGGCGTTCCTCCAGTACACCTCGGGCTCCACGGGCGCGCCCAAGGGCGTCATGGTCAGCCATGGGAACATCATCGCCAACGAGCGGATGATCTCCATCGGCTTCGGCATGACGGAGAAGAGCCTCATCGGCGGCTGGTTGCCGGTGTTCCATGACATGGGGCTCATCGGCCACGTCCTCCAGCCGATGTACCTGGGCGTGCCGTGCTTCCTCATGTCGCCGATGTCGTTCATGAAGCGGCCCTTCCGCTGGTTGGATCTCATCTCGCGCAACCGCCTGACCGTGAGCGGCGCGCCGGACTTCGCCTACCGGTTCTGCGTCGAGGCCATCTCGGAAGAGGAGAAGAAGCGCCTGGACCTGTCGTCCTGGGAGCTGGCGTTCAACGGCGCCGAGCCCGTGCGCAGCGAGACGCTGGAGAACTTCTCCGCGGCCTTCGCCTCCTGCGGCTTCCGCCGGAGCGCCTTCTACCCCACGTATGGGTGCGCGGAGGCGACGCTGTTCGTGGCGGGCGGCCTGAAGGAGGCCCCTCCCGTGAAGCTCGTCGTCCAGCGCTCGGAGCTGGAGCGGGGCCGGGCCGTCGAGGCGGCCGAGGGCGACACGCAGGATGTGCGTGTGCTGATCGGCTGCGGAAAGAGCGCCTCGGGCCAGAAGCTGTCCATCGTCCACCCCGACACCCGGGTGCAGGCGGCCGAGGGCGAGGTAGGGGAGATCTGGATCTCCGGCCCGAACGTGACCGGCGGGTACTGGAACCGGACCGAGGAGAGCGACGAGCGCTTCCGGGCGCCCCTCGCGGGCGCGGAGTCCCGGCGCTGCTACCGCACGGGCGACCTGGGCTTCCTGCGCGATGGCGAGCTGTTCATCACGGGGCGGGCGAGCGATCTGATCATCATCCGCGGCCTGAACCACTACCCGGAGGACATCGAGCTGACCGTGGGCGCCGCGCATGAGCACTTCCTGATGTCGTGCGCGGTGTCCATCGACGTGGATGGAGAGGAGCGCGTCGTCGTGGTGCAGGAGGTGTCGCGCGAGTTCCCGGACGAGCAGACCGACCAGGCAGGCGCCGCGGCGCGCCGGGCGCTGTCCGAGTTCCATGGCCTGGACATGCACTCGTTGATTCTGCTGCCCCGGGGCCGGTTGCCCCGGACCTCCAGCGGCAAGGTGCAGCGGCGCGTCTGCCGCGAGATGCTCCTGAAGGGGACCCTGGAGCCCATCGTGGTCTGGACGGGCCCCCAGCAGCCCCCCACGCTGTCGTAG
- a CDS encoding sensor histidine kinase, with the protein MSLPSHEAATPSTSPERLRALVHSLPDLIIRQSIDGTYLDFVVSKAEELTASAESMRGVNIRELGLPPALTDTVLRHLKRAIEEGTVEVFEYELQVLRGLQHYESRIVRCGPNEAVCIIRNVTERKQAERQLLAQEEELQRHRAHLEELVRQRTEKLVQATRSLEERQAQLIQAEKMASLGQMAAGVAHEISSPVGYVLSNLGALNEYGAVLLPLLRLQQELLAAPAVGAPQEPVLERMRALWEREDVKSILEDMPELLQESLVGARRIREIVQTLRLFAREDSREPQPADLNAELESTLKMVWNQLKYKCTVTRDFGTLPLLRCHPTQLAQVFTNLLINASQAIETQGAITLSTRHEQNTIVVRISDTGKGMTPEVRARLFTPFFTTKPREQGTGLGLSVSYSIIASHQGHIEVQSEPGQGTTFTIRLPVLPE; encoded by the coding sequence ATGTCTCTCCCCTCCCACGAAGCAGCGACGCCGAGCACGAGCCCCGAGCGCCTGCGAGCCCTGGTGCATTCCCTGCCGGATCTCATCATCCGTCAGAGCATCGACGGCACCTACCTCGACTTCGTGGTCAGCAAGGCCGAGGAGCTGACCGCCTCCGCCGAGTCCATGCGGGGCGTGAACATCCGTGAGCTCGGCTTGCCCCCGGCGCTGACCGACACGGTGCTCCGGCACCTGAAGCGGGCCATCGAGGAAGGCACCGTGGAGGTGTTCGAGTACGAGCTGCAGGTGCTCCGGGGCCTCCAGCACTACGAGTCGCGCATCGTGCGCTGCGGCCCCAACGAGGCGGTGTGCATCATCCGCAACGTCACCGAGCGCAAGCAGGCCGAGCGGCAGCTCCTGGCCCAGGAGGAGGAGCTGCAGCGCCACCGCGCCCACCTGGAGGAGCTGGTGCGCCAGCGGACCGAGAAGCTGGTCCAGGCCACGCGCTCGCTGGAGGAGCGGCAGGCCCAGCTCATTCAGGCCGAGAAGATGGCCTCCCTGGGGCAGATGGCGGCGGGGGTCGCCCATGAAATCAGCAGCCCCGTGGGCTACGTGCTGAGCAACCTGGGCGCGCTCAACGAGTATGGCGCGGTGCTCCTGCCCCTGCTCCGGCTTCAGCAGGAGCTGCTGGCGGCCCCGGCCGTGGGTGCGCCCCAGGAGCCCGTCCTCGAGCGCATGCGTGCGCTGTGGGAGCGCGAGGACGTGAAGTCCATCCTCGAGGACATGCCCGAGCTGCTCCAGGAGTCCCTGGTGGGCGCCCGGCGCATCCGGGAGATCGTCCAGACCCTGCGGCTGTTCGCCCGGGAAGACTCCCGGGAGCCGCAGCCCGCGGATCTGAACGCGGAGCTGGAGTCCACGCTGAAGATGGTGTGGAACCAGCTCAAGTACAAATGCACGGTGACGCGGGACTTCGGGACGCTCCCCCTGCTCCGGTGCCACCCCACCCAGCTCGCCCAGGTCTTCACCAACCTGCTCATCAACGCCTCCCAGGCCATCGAGACGCAGGGGGCCATCACCCTCTCCACGCGGCACGAGCAGAACACCATCGTGGTGCGGATCTCCGACACGGGCAAAGGCATGACGCCCGAGGTGCGCGCCCGGCTCTTCACCCCCTTCTTCACCACCAAGCCGCGCGAGCAGGGTACCGGCCTGGGGCTGTCGGTCAGCTACAGCATCATCGCCAGCCACCAGGGCCACATCGAGGTACAGAGCGAGCCGGGCCAGGGCACCACCTTCACCATCCGCCTGCCCGTGCTGCCGGAGTAG